The segment CAGATCGTCATAAAATCTTAACCGAAGCCAAGTCAAAAATGGGAATGGTTGATATTTTGGTAACCAATTCGGGAGGGCCACCATTTGGCGACTTCGATCAGCATAATGAACAGGATTGGGAACAAGCCTATCGTTTATTGTTGGAGAGTGTTGTTGGAATGATCAAAAGGGTATTGCCCGATATGAAAAAACAAAAATGGGGCAGGATCATCTCGATCACTTCTCAAGCTGTAAAACAACCTGTTGAAGGTTTAATATTATCAAATTCGATACGGGCATCGGTGGTAGGATTGGTCAAGACGCTTTCGAATGAGCTGGGTGCTTATAATATTACGGTTAATAATGTGATGCCGGGATATACACAAACCAAACGATTAGAAAATCTGATTGCTAAAAATCCTAATTTGCTGAAAATAACCGAAGAGATTCCTTTGGGCCGAATTGGGAAACCTGAAGAATTTGCAGCAGCAGTCGTTTTTTTAGCAAGTGAAAGAGCAAGTTATATAACCGGAGTTTCTTTGCCTGTCGACGGTGGGTGGATCAAAGGAATTTAGTAATATCATTGCAAAACATTTCATATTTTGATTAAACCTTTACAAGATAAAAACAAGTTTTTAGGTTATGCATTTGCATTGCTTGCTACCGCCTTATGGTCGGGTAATTTTATCATCGCCCGGGATTTATCCACGAGCATTCCTCCTGCAAGTATTGCTTTTTGGAGATGGACGGTTGCCCTTATTGTAATTACGCCATTTGCTTTAAAATCGTTGATTAAAGATTGGGAAATTATTAAAAAAAATCTTCCTTATTTAATGATTACTTCAGTCTTAGGAATCACTGTTTTCAATACGCTGATTTATATTGCCGGTAGAACCACAACAGCCACAAACCTTTCATTGATTGCCATTAGCTTTCCAATTTTTATTTTTATTTTTTCAAGGATCTTTTATAAGGAAAGAATTTCTCTCAATAAGGTGATTGGAATTATAATGGTCGTTGTAGGAGTATTATATATAATTACAAAAGGATCAATTTCTGTACTCTTAAATTTATCTTTTACCATTGGCGACATTTGGATGTTGATAGCTTCCATCATTTTTGCAACCTACAGCCTTTTACTAAAGCGAAAGCCAAAAGAAATGAGCATTTGGGCATTTCAAATAGCGACTTTTTCTCTGGGATTAATCTTCTTATTTCCTTTTTTCATCTGGGAATATTCAACAGTGTCCTCCATTGTATTCGATACAAATTCCATCATTTCAATTTTGTATATTGGCGTTTTCGCTTCGCTGACTGCATTTGTTTTGTGGAATAATGCCATCCTGATAATTGGCCCGACAAAAGCCGGAATGATTTATTATACCTTGCCCCTCTTTAGTGGATTTTTAGCATTCGTAATTTTAAAAGAAAGTATAGGATTGATCCATTTGTTAAGTGCCCTGCTGATTATTTCTGGTATACTGATCGCTAATTATGAACTCAGAAAAATAAAATGACCTAAATGAACCTTACTTTAACAGAAATTCAGGATTCAATAAATTTTCAGGCATTTCATTTTCAAACCAATTGCCTCCCAAATACTTTTCGTGAACAATTACCGGATCAGACTTCCAGCACTCAAGGTGAAGCATAGCGTTTTTGCCGTATTTTAATTTTTGTACATAAACAGGGTCCTTCTCCCCTATTTTATCTCCGTCCAACACCTGACCGACTAATGCAACCACCTGCCCTTCGCTGATTAAATCACCCACTTTCACATTGGGATTTGCAACTTCTCCATATTTGATATAAAAATCATCCGACTTTACTATAACCTGGTAAGTGACATTCCAGTAATGAACAAAATCGGGATGGGTCATTATTTCAACAGCAACAACCTCTCCGTCTGTTATTGCATAAATTTCTACATTTTTATTTGAATATAAATCAATCCCACAATGATGACGGTCTCCCCGATCTTCCCAGAAAGAACCCTGCCCGGTGACAGGGATTTCTTTCATTACTTTTAATGGTTTGATCATATAAACTTATTCAATGATCGTGTTAAACAATAATTTAAAGGTTCCATCCATTTGGTTGCGCTGTTGAGTTCTGAAACCAATCAGCACAATTTTACCCTTACCATAATGAGTAAGGATCATTCCCGGTTTCTTCACGATATTATCCTTGCCGATGAGCCACCCGCTTTTCAACAAGTTTTCATCCTTATATCTGACAATCGTTTTATAATCTTCATTATTCCGGCTTGGTACAACTTCAAAGACAGGGCTGTTATTGAACATCACTAAACCCTCATCTGGCATACCATATGCCGAAGGATCGGTATTGTCAAAACTGACTTTTAAAGTTGAACCCGGGCAGAAGAATTCTTTTGAGGACAAACCTGTAGTTACATTTCGAACCTTTAAATCGAATTCATTCACAATATATTCGAATGAACGTCCAAGAGCCACAATAGTCCCCCCGTTTTTTACAAATTCCTTCAGGATTTTACCCCCGTCTTTACCAATTCCACTTTGATATTTTTCAGGGTATTTTTCAGGTGTACGGCGACTATTACTTGAATAAACACCTGTTATTCCTTCCGGAGAATCATCGGGTAACACAATCACATCCCATTTTTTATTAAGTTCGCCTTTTCTAAGTTCGCTGCTCATCAAAGTTTGGTAAGGAATAGCAAAATTCTCAAAGCATAAACGTGTCCAGCCTTCATCCATATTACCACCATCATATCGCTGAAATAATCCAACACGCCCTCTTTTTACCTGATGATTATTTACCGATGGATTCTCATTTAATGCAGTAAAATCTGTTCCTGTATTTTTAGCTACCTCACTGAGTATATTCTCCGATGCTTTTTCAATCATAAAATCGCCAGGCAGAAAATTCATAAACTTTTCATCCAAACGTTTCACCTTTATCCCTTTGTCAATCAACAGACTTACCGCTTTGTAAGCGTTATTTTGTCTGCCATCCAAAATATACCCGGCTTCTCCTTTTATTATTTTACCTTCAATCATTTCAGGATAACTTATTACCTTAAAATCACCATTTATATTAATGCTTTTCAAATCAACTGAAACTCCCATGAATTCTGCCATGGTATGCGTTGCCAAATCGTAAGGTCGGATAGGGGTCCCATCTTCCTGCATCGTATAGGTATTTTCAGGATAATGGGTTTCCATCAACAAATTACGAATTAGCCCCATTTTTGGTTGGGCTAATGAGATAATATAGGACCCTTTTTGGTAATTCATGTTTTCAACCACGAAATCAGAGCTTGCCTTTTTAATTTCAATACCCGATTGTAAAAGGATATTTACCATTTTTACCATGGTTAAATAATCGTGTTGCTTAGCAGGCAGCACTATTGTTTTAACCTCTCCGTCGGCTCCTCTTTCCGTTTGGTTCTTTGCTTTGAGGTAAGCTGTTTTTAATACTGTTTCCTTATTTCTGGCTGCCAAATCAAGTAATGACCAAGCAGCAGATTTTTGCTGAGCAACAATATCCCTAAGCCTCCACCATCCACCTAACCATGGATTTGGGAATGTCGACTGTGCTTCATAATCAGGGAATGCTCGTGTATCGGCCCTTAACTGTTCGGGATGAATATAGATGGGTGTAGCTAAGTTAACACCGGCTGATTCGGTTAACATCCCTGCAATATTATGAAATGGAGTAATCCAATGCCAGCCAAAATGCCCCCAACCTGAATATTGCGCTGCGTTCAAAATACCTTTAAATCCATCCTCTTCTAATTTATAGGCAATATGGGCACCATACCAGCTAATTTCCCTCCAAACCAATGGATCTGCAAACGGTCGGATAGGGTCACAATAAGGTGGGACAAAAAGACGTGCACCATAAGAACCCATATGATGTTGATCAATATAAGCTTGTGGTGGCCAGTCATTATACATGATTTTAGCCGTATATTTTGATTCTATCAGGTTCAGATAATCTCCATCGCGATTGTTATCATGGCCGCAATATTTATGGTATAAAAATGGCATACTCAATCCTTCATATTCTGTACCCACCGTTTCGTTGTACCAATCAGTAATCATTACCTCTCCATCCGGATTAAAGCAGGGAATCATGAAAAACAAAACATTATCCAAAATGCGCAAAGCTTCTTCATCATTTCTGCTCAACAAATCAAAAGTCAATTCAGGAGCCATCTGTGTACCGCCAACTTCAGATGCATGCAAACTCATCGACTCAAAAATAACCGCCTTGCCTTCTTTAATAAATTGCTGAAGTTGATCTTCTTTCAAATCTTTTGGATTGGAAATGCTTTTATTGATCATTTGCAAGCGTTCAAGGTTTTTATGATTCTCGGAAGATGTAATCAACAATACCAAAAAAGGATGACCTTCAGAGGATGGGCCCATATTATAAACTTTCATCCGATCACTTTGTCCTTCCAGTAAATTGAAGTAATCAACCATTTTATCCCACCTTGCCAGCTTTCTGTCGGCTCCCATTTGGAAACCAAAGAAATCTTCGGGTGAGGTTATTTTTTGTCCTATTATCGGACCTGTATAACAAAACATTCCGGTTAAAACAAAGGTGATTAACACGGATCGAGAAGCTAGTGTAAAAGTTTTCATATTTTTGGAGCCTTTAATTTGATTATCTAGTAAATTTAAAAATTTAACAGACATAATCCGGGGATTAAGGATTTTATCGACCAATTATTAAAACATTTCTATAATCATTTGAATACCTTTGTCGGACACTAAATATTTTCAAAATGAAAACCTATACTTTTAAAACCAACTTAAAGTGCAGTGGATGCGTATCCGGCTTAATGCCATTCATGAACGAACTCAAAGAAGTTCAAAAATGGGATGTGGATTTAGGCAGTGAGAAGAAAATTCTGAGTGTTAGTGCCGACGATTCTTTGGAAGTAAAAGATATTATTGCGACCGTAGCCAAGGCAGGATATAAAGCAGAAATTATCTAACTGCTATTTTAAGACAATTTTAAATATATTCAGTTATATGATTCTCAGCGAAATATACTTTTCAGGAAAAATACTATTATTATTAGGGATAGTTATCTTTTTGTGGATGTTATATTTCAGTATCCAATCTTTCAGTGAAAAAGAAATCAGGGCCGGAAGTATTTTCAGTTGGATTTGTATTTTATTGCCTCTGCCCTATTTTTTGATTGCTTTTCTTGAAATTCCAAACCAGGTGATCATTTCAAACATACTCATTTTTGTTACTTTATTCATCCCTATTCTTTTTTTCATACCGTTGGGAAAAAATAAAAACATCCTCATAGACTTACCAAAAAATAAAATTGACGAAAGAGATATCATGTTCTCCCGTCGCTTGCTGAAAAAGGGTAGCGAACAATATGTTGAATACTATAATCGGAAACCCAAGAATTTAGAACCTGACGAAAACTTCCGGCAAAGACCCGGCTTGTTGAGTAAAGAATCTGTACAGTATGATCCGCTAATGTTTGCAAGCTCTGAAGCTTCTTTCTTTACGGTTGATCGACTTGCAAAAGCCATCAATGGAAAGCCCGAAGGTGAACCTCAGCAATTGAATGAAAAAGAAATAAGTTTATACATAAAGAATTGGGCAAAGAAACTCGGCGCGTTAGAAGTCGGAATAACAATTCTTAAAGATTACCATATTTATTCCCATGCCGGTCGCGGAGATGATTATGGTTCAGAAATTAAACTCAAACATAAATTCGCCATTGCTTTTACAGTGGAAATGGATTTTGAATTTACAACAACTGGACCTCAGGCACCCATAGTCATGGAATCGGGTCAACAATATTTAAATGCCGGAACGATAGCCGTTCAAATTTCAGCATTTATCAGAAATTTAGGTCACGAAGCACGTGCGCATATTGATGCCAACTATCAGGTTATCTGCCCACTTGTAGCAAAAGATGCAGGTCTTGGCGAACTGGGCAGGATGGGATTGTTAATGACTCCTAAACATGGTCCAAGGGTTCGAATAGGTGTTGTTACGACCAACCTGCCGTTGGTAATAGACAAAAAGACTGACGACCATACCACGATTGATTTTTGTAATCGGTGCATGAAATGCGCGT is part of the Bacteroidota bacterium genome and harbors:
- a CDS encoding peptidase M14 family protein, which encodes MKTFTLASRSVLITFVLTGMFCYTGPIIGQKITSPEDFFGFQMGADRKLARWDKMVDYFNLLEGQSDRMKVYNMGPSSEGHPFLVLLITSSENHKNLERLQMINKSISNPKDLKEDQLQQFIKEGKAVIFESMSLHASEVGGTQMAPELTFDLLSRNDEEALRILDNVLFFMIPCFNPDGEVMITDWYNETVGTEYEGLSMPFLYHKYCGHDNNRDGDYLNLIESKYTAKIMYNDWPPQAYIDQHHMGSYGARLFVPPYCDPIRPFADPLVWREISWYGAHIAYKLEEDGFKGILNAAQYSGWGHFGWHWITPFHNIAGMLTESAGVNLATPIYIHPEQLRADTRAFPDYEAQSTFPNPWLGGWWRLRDIVAQQKSAAWSLLDLAARNKETVLKTAYLKAKNQTERGADGEVKTIVLPAKQHDYLTMVKMVNILLQSGIEIKKASSDFVVENMNYQKGSYIISLAQPKMGLIRNLLMETHYPENTYTMQEDGTPIRPYDLATHTMAEFMGVSVDLKSININGDFKVISYPEMIEGKIIKGEAGYILDGRQNNAYKAVSLLIDKGIKVKRLDEKFMNFLPGDFMIEKASENILSEVAKNTGTDFTALNENPSVNNHQVKRGRVGLFQRYDGGNMDEGWTRLCFENFAIPYQTLMSSELRKGELNKKWDVIVLPDDSPEGITGVYSSNSRRTPEKYPEKYQSGIGKDGGKILKEFVKNGGTIVALGRSFEYIVNEFDLKVRNVTTGLSSKEFFCPGSTLKVSFDNTDPSAYGMPDEGLVMFNNSPVFEVVPSRNNEDYKTIVRYKDENLLKSGWLIGKDNIVKKPGMILTHYGKGKIVLIGFRTQQRNQMDGTFKLLFNTIIE
- a CDS encoding 4Fe-4S dicluster domain-containing protein — encoded protein: MILSEIYFSGKILLLLGIVIFLWMLYFSIQSFSEKEIRAGSIFSWICILLPLPYFLIAFLEIPNQVIISNILIFVTLFIPILFFIPLGKNKNILIDLPKNKIDERDIMFSRRLLKKGSEQYVEYYNRKPKNLEPDENFRQRPGLLSKESVQYDPLMFASSEASFFTVDRLAKAINGKPEGEPQQLNEKEISLYIKNWAKKLGALEVGITILKDYHIYSHAGRGDDYGSEIKLKHKFAIAFTVEMDFEFTTTGPQAPIVMESGQQYLNAGTIAVQISAFIRNLGHEARAHIDANYQVICPLVAKDAGLGELGRMGLLMTPKHGPRVRIGVVTTNLPLVIDKKTDDHTTIDFCNRCMKCAYTCPSHAISSGKREKIDGVLRWQINQEKCFQFWCTSGTDCGRCMAVCPYSHPNNLMHQIIRFGIRNNILFRRVAVILDDLIYGRKPKPKPIPDWMKVSKN
- a CDS encoding M23 family metallopeptidase, producing the protein MIKPLKVMKEIPVTGQGSFWEDRGDRHHCGIDLYSNKNVEIYAITDGEVVAVEIMTHPDFVHYWNVTYQVIVKSDDFYIKYGEVANPNVKVGDLISEGQVVALVGQVLDGDKIGEKDPVYVQKLKYGKNAMLHLECWKSDPVIVHEKYLGGNWFENEMPENLLNPEFLLK
- a CDS encoding DMT family transporter, with product MLIKPLQDKNKFLGYAFALLATALWSGNFIIARDLSTSIPPASIAFWRWTVALIVITPFALKSLIKDWEIIKKNLPYLMITSVLGITVFNTLIYIAGRTTTATNLSLIAISFPIFIFIFSRIFYKERISLNKVIGIIMVVVGVLYIITKGSISVLLNLSFTIGDIWMLIASIIFATYSLLLKRKPKEMSIWAFQIATFSLGLIFLFPFFIWEYSTVSSIVFDTNSIISILYIGVFASLTAFVLWNNAILIIGPTKAGMIYYTLPLFSGFLAFVILKESIGLIHLLSALLIISGILIANYELRKIK
- a CDS encoding SDR family oxidoreductase, coding for MDLGIKNKKALIMASSKGLGKSVALELAREGAEVMICGRTETDLIETANEISQINNAKVYYVVGDVSIASDRHKILTEAKSKMGMVDILVTNSGGPPFGDFDQHNEQDWEQAYRLLLESVVGMIKRVLPDMKKQKWGRIISITSQAVKQPVEGLILSNSIRASVVGLVKTLSNELGAYNITVNNVMPGYTQTKRLENLIAKNPNLLKITEEIPLGRIGKPEEFAAAVVFLASERASYITGVSLPVDGGWIKGI
- a CDS encoding heavy-metal-associated domain-containing protein, translating into MKTYTFKTNLKCSGCVSGLMPFMNELKEVQKWDVDLGSEKKILSVSADDSLEVKDIIATVAKAGYKAEII